The following are encoded in a window of Acidimicrobiales bacterium genomic DNA:
- a CDS encoding iron-containing alcohol dehydrogenase → MVHRWVHTSIAQQVVVGPGAVTTIGEVLKMLGMRRVLLVTTRGRAGSDGGDRVRTAIGRALADTFDEVVADVPTTAVQAAVATLRGESFDGLVSFGGGAAVDTAKALAFFHEHESGTPAAGFADRPVLPHVAIPTTLAGAAFSTTFSMVDPQSRRSTTAGAPTMVPSAVLVDPELGADLSPELLLGSIATAVAHGVEALWTPDRTPEAEALASAGLGRLAVAAPDAMAEPGDIERRAALVDGAVLCGRARQNASDGLHHVLVQLVAARAQVPHGPVHAALLPATTGFTTDVVPEAAAAISRALGHTGEPDDAGGAVSALLERLGPVQGLSDLGVGEDDLEAVARQAGSHRGVQIHPRPSGEADIVALLEDAW, encoded by the coding sequence ATGGTCCACCGGTGGGTGCACACCTCGATCGCCCAGCAGGTGGTGGTCGGGCCGGGCGCGGTGACGACCATCGGCGAGGTCCTCAAGATGCTGGGCATGCGCCGGGTCCTGCTGGTCACCACCAGGGGTCGGGCCGGATCCGACGGAGGTGACCGGGTGCGGACCGCCATCGGCCGGGCCCTGGCCGACACCTTCGACGAGGTGGTCGCCGACGTGCCCACCACCGCCGTGCAGGCCGCGGTGGCCACCCTGCGGGGTGAGTCGTTCGACGGGCTGGTGAGCTTCGGCGGGGGAGCCGCCGTCGACACCGCCAAGGCGCTGGCGTTCTTCCACGAGCACGAGTCGGGAACGCCCGCCGCCGGGTTCGCCGACCGGCCGGTGCTGCCCCACGTTGCCATCCCCACCACCCTCGCCGGCGCGGCGTTCAGCACCACCTTCTCCATGGTCGATCCGCAGTCGCGGCGCTCCACCACGGCGGGGGCGCCGACGATGGTGCCCTCCGCGGTGCTGGTCGACCCGGAGCTGGGGGCCGACCTGTCGCCCGAGTTGCTCCTCGGGTCGATCGCCACCGCGGTGGCCCACGGTGTCGAGGCGCTCTGGACCCCCGACCGAACGCCCGAGGCCGAGGCGCTGGCATCGGCCGGGCTGGGTCGACTCGCCGTCGCGGCCCCCGACGCCATGGCCGAACCGGGCGACATCGAACGTCGGGCCGCCCTGGTCGATGGTGCGGTCCTGTGCGGGCGTGCGCGCCAGAACGCGAGCGACGGGCTCCACCACGTGCTCGTGCAGTTGGTCGCGGCCCGGGCACAGGTGCCCCACGGGCCGGTGCACGCCGCCCTGTTGCCGGCGACGACCGGCTTCACCACCGACGTGGTGCCCGAGGCGGCGGCGGCGATCAGCCGGGCGCTCGGCCACACCGGTGAACCCGACGATGCCGGCGGTGCCGTGTCGGCCCTGCTCGAGCGCCTGGGTCCGGTGCAGGGTCTGTCCGATCTCGGTGTCGGCGAGGACGACCTCGAGGCGGTCGCCCGCCAGGCCGGCTCCCACCGTGGTGTCCAGATCCATCCCCGACCGTCCGGCGAGGCCGACATCGTCGCCCTGCTCGAAGACGCCTGGTGA
- a CDS encoding PIG-L family deacetylase: protein MGTLVSFHAHPDDESIATGGLLARAAAEGHRVVLVFATRGEHGEVVPGILADGEQLGVRRVAESHASAAVLGVDRVEFLGYVDSGMMGTPENEAPYSFWSVPLDSAARRLAEILDDEAADVLTIYDDHGGYGHPDHIQVHRVGARAAALAATPQVFESTMNRDAIARLRAAAKEADPDSDLGGEAPDDPDFGTPEPQITHAIDVADRLDVKRASMVAHASQISEESFFLAMAADSFAAAFGSEWFIRHGVDHHDGPQWVHLLPGLD, encoded by the coding sequence CCGCGGCCGAGGGCCACCGGGTGGTGCTGGTGTTCGCGACCAGGGGCGAGCACGGCGAGGTGGTGCCGGGCATCCTCGCCGACGGCGAGCAGCTCGGGGTGCGTCGTGTGGCCGAGAGCCACGCGTCCGCCGCGGTGCTGGGTGTGGACCGCGTCGAGTTCCTCGGCTATGTCGACTCGGGCATGATGGGCACCCCCGAGAACGAGGCGCCGTACTCGTTCTGGTCGGTGCCGCTCGACTCGGCGGCCAGGCGGCTGGCCGAGATCCTCGACGACGAGGCTGCCGACGTGCTCACCATCTACGACGACCACGGCGGCTATGGCCACCCCGACCACATCCAGGTGCACCGGGTCGGTGCGCGAGCTGCCGCGCTCGCCGCCACGCCGCAGGTGTTCGAGTCCACCATGAACCGCGACGCCATCGCCCGGCTCCGTGCCGCGGCGAAGGAGGCCGATCCCGACAGCGACCTGGGAGGCGAGGCCCCCGACGATCCCGACTTCGGCACCCCCGAACCCCAGATCACCCACGCCATCGACGTGGCCGACCGCCTCGACGTCAAGCGCGCGTCGATGGTCGCCCACGCCAGCCAGATCTCCGAGGAGTCGTTCTTCCTCGCCATGGCGGCCGACTCCTTCGCCGCCGCGTTCGGCTCCGAGTGGTTCATCCGCCACGGCGTCGACCACCACGACGGTCCCCAGTGGGTCCATCTCCTGCCGGGACTCGACTGA
- a CDS encoding histidine phosphatase family protein: MPRLYLVRHGTASAGFGADRDPGLDQLGRAEAEAVADVLAPVGPLPVRVSPLRRCRETAAPLQQRWDTEPVIEPAIAEVATPTDELDGRAEWLRRALGSTWDRLEPGPQAWRQQMLDTVAAIDTDTVLITHFVVINAVIGAATGDDRVLIERLANGSVTTVDHGPGGFELVTAGVVGTSEVL, encoded by the coding sequence ATGCCGCGCCTGTACCTGGTCCGCCACGGCACGGCCAGCGCCGGCTTCGGTGCCGACCGCGACCCGGGGCTCGACCAACTGGGCCGCGCCGAGGCCGAGGCGGTGGCCGACGTGCTGGCACCGGTCGGACCGCTGCCCGTCCGGGTCTCGCCGCTGCGTCGTTGCCGTGAGACCGCCGCACCGTTGCAGCAGCGGTGGGACACCGAACCGGTGATCGAGCCCGCGATCGCCGAGGTCGCGACACCCACCGACGAGCTCGATGGCCGGGCCGAGTGGCTCCGTCGGGCGCTCGGTTCCACGTGGGACCGGCTCGAACCCGGACCGCAGGCCTGGCGCCAGCAGATGCTCGACACCGTCGCGGCCATCGACACCGACACCGTGCTCATCACCCACTTCGTCGTCATCAACGCGGTGATCGGGGCCGCGACCGGTGACGATCGGGTGCTCATCGAACGGCTGGCCAACGGGTCGGTCACCACGGTCGACCACGGCCCGGGCGGTTTCGAGCTGGTCACCGCGGGGGTCGTCGGCACCAGCGAGGTGCTGTGA